The Lathyrus oleraceus cultivar Zhongwan6 chromosome 5, CAAS_Psat_ZW6_1.0, whole genome shotgun sequence genome includes the window TCGCTATTTTACCCTTGCAAAAGGCTAAACCAATTCTCACCAAAACAACGCCGTTTCATACGATGCCAGTAGTAGTAGTAGCTTAATACTTGTTGATTTAATTACATCCTTTGTTgattttgtgcaatgatatttatttattattaattttgAATTTGGACTTTTTTTTAGTTAAGTGCTTTATCTAGTTTGGAGGCACAATGAGATTGGAGAAATGCTGGTTTTGTTCTTCAACTGTATACCCTGGACATGGAATCCAATTTGTTCGCAATGATGCAAAGGTAATTTTAATTTCACTCCATATCTTTGAAATCTTTATGATTTTATTCACTTTAACTTCATGAATTTATGTCTAGTATGAGAAATTTGTATCCTTTGAAAACTAGTAAACAAATTGAGACAATCCTCAACTATGGAGCCTATATAAGTGTGTTGCCTATCCGAGATGGCATTGATTGTGGTCATAGAGCATACACTTGTACACGACACCACATATTGTAAAAGTCAGACAAGTGTACCAAAAAAATCCGATTGTTTCTTGTTCGGTTCCAAAATCGAACAGAACCTAATAAAATCGATGTGGTTGGTAGGTTACCGGTTTTAAAATTTAGGAACCACCAATGAAGCAAACAAATAATTATAATTAGGCTCTAAATTATTTATTCCACCCATCATAAAGTCAAAATTTTGTATCGGTTAAACCATTCTCTATCTTTGTTTACATCTCCTTCCTTTCAACAAAACATACATTTAGAACTAAACTCCAAATCATAGAAAGTAGAAACCATAAGTTATAAGAACATGCTTTCGCCCAGCTGTTGCTCTTGCCACTCACCACCACTGTTGTTCTCTTTACTGTCGTTCTGATATGTTATGGTTGCCTTCTTCCTGTTCAAATTTTCTTCgttaattttcattttttttacttttattcTTCTTTTCAACAAAATTTCTTCTAGTCTTACTGCAAAGTAGTTTTAATGTATGTTTGAGGTTTGAGATATGTTTATTTATGTGTATTGAAattttttgttgttattgttgtcTTTTATTAGTTAAGCCTTCAAATCCCTTCCCAACCTTATGATACCAAGTGCCGACTTTTATATTTGATAGTGAACTTATGTCATAATGCAATCGAATTCTTATCATTGTTTCGTATGGATTAAGAATAACTTGTCATTTGTTTGAAAAAATAGAGCATGAAATAAATTAcatgaaatgtattattttaaaaaataatagCATAAAGTACACCGAAAAACACGTGGAGAATACACTAATGAATATATTGTTTGAAAAAAACATTATAAACCGATCAGCCGAACCAAAGCAAACCGATTAGCTTGGTTTCATTTTAGAAAAATACTAAGAATCAAACCAAACCAAACAAATGGAAATATCATTGGTTCAGACAGTTTTTTGACCAAAAATCAGTCTAAATCGAACCGATTACACTCCTAATTTTGATTAGGATATTTTTAATTTAACTCTTTTGATAATAAATGGAGAAATGAAGTACAAATACTATCATATATGTAGTAGTGTGGTATCCTATGTTTTTGACATATCAGAGTGTCCGTTTCTTGTCATGTCCCAGTGTCCGTGTCGGAGTCTATGTTTCGTAGCCCCCAACGCACATTAGAAATAGGGGCTGTCAGAAACTGCAAATCATCTTGACAGTCTGCGTTAGTTAGTTGAGCTGATAAATGCACCAGCCCACAGGAGGGCGGCCCCAATGTACATTAGAAATAGTGGCCGTCAGAACCTGCATATCATCTTGACAGTCTGCATTAGTTAGTTGAGCTGATAAATGCATCAAGGGAAGAATGAGCTAGCCCACCATTGCTAAATTTCTTTTATTACAAGCTTATTGTTTTGATTTTTGACATCCAATTTTTTGTGCAGATTTTTCGGTTTTGTAGATCAAAATGCCACAAGAACTTTAAAATGAAGAGGAATCCTCGTAAAGTAAAATGGACCAAGGCATATAGGCGCGTGCATGGGAAGGATATGACACAGGTTATTATCTTTGAAATTACATCTGTTTAATTTTATTGTCTTGTTTTGAACATATTTCTGAACTGTTTTATCTTATTTTAGGATTCAACCTTTGAGTTTGAGAGAAAGCGAAACAGGCCTGAGAGATATGACAGGAATCTCGCTGATAGCGTACTCAAGGCCATTCCTAAGATTGATAAAATCAGAGTTAGCAGGGAGGAGAGACACCATAAGAACAGGTCTTTCTTTGACTTCTACTTGTATTTAGTTTCTGATTTttatatttctttttttttcctcTCGGGTTTAATGTCAACACTTATCATGCTATATTTATGCGGTGTCAACTATGCTGTCTGGTTTTAGTGTGTCAAAACAATAGATCTCTTTCGTTTGGCTTGGTTTGGTTTGCTCTGACAATTTGTAAAAACTTCAACAGGATGAAAGGCAACAAGGCGAAAGTGCAGAGGGAGGCAGAGAAGGAGTACGAGCAGAGCATCCATATGGTCAAAGCTCCTTCCGCATTACAACAGGAGAAGATCAAAGTCAAGGTTTCCCAACAACAATCAGAAGAGAATCCTCTCATGGAAGAGTGATTCTATCaatgtttgcacttatgtttttttgttttgttttcagtATAACATTTATGGCTATGTTACTTTTCTGCATAAGGCCCAAGTTACCTGTGGCCTTGTGATCATTAATTTGAGTTGAATGTTGTAGCTTTTGCACAAATTTTTGGGTGAATGTTTGGTGTAATGTCTCTTAAGACAATGGTTCTGTTGTGAGATAGGGATTAGTTCTAAAGAAGTTTTGAAATATTTTGCTTAAATTAT containing:
- the LOC127086594 gene encoding probable ribosome biogenesis protein RLP24 — translated: MRLEKCWFCSSTVYPGHGIQFVRNDAKIFRFCRSKCHKNFKMKRNPRKVKWTKAYRRVHGKDMTQDSTFEFERKRNRPERYDRNLADSVLKAIPKIDKIRVSREERHHKNRMKGNKAKVQREAEKEYEQSIHMVKAPSALQQEKIKVKVSQQQSEENPLMEE